Proteins from one Impatiens glandulifera chromosome 2, dImpGla2.1, whole genome shotgun sequence genomic window:
- the LOC124927018 gene encoding soluble inorganic pyrophosphatase 1, protein MSNEGEIKNGAKPTPRLNQRILSSLSRRSVAAHPWHDLELGPEAPQIFNCVIEITKGSKVKYELDKKTGMIKVDRVLYSSVVYPHNYGFIPRTLCEDNDPMDVLVLMQEPVLPGCFLRAKAIGLMPMIDQGEKDDKIIAVCADDPEYRHYKDIKELPPHRLAEIRRFFEDYKKNEKKEVAVNDFLPSETAYEAIQHSM, encoded by the exons atgagCAATGAAGGCGAGATCAAGAACGGGGCTAAACCAACTCCCCGTTTGAATCAGAGGATTCTTTCGTCGCTGTCAAGGAGATCTGTGGCTGCACACCCATGGCATGATCTTGAATTAG GGCCTGAAGCTCCACAAATTTTCAATTGT GTTATTGAGATAACAAAAGGAAGTAAAGTGAAATATGAGCTTGATAAGAAGACCGGTATGATTAAG GTGGACCGTGTGTTGTATTCTTCGGTCGTGTATCCTCACAATTATGGGTTTATTCCTCGAACTCTTTGTGAAGATAACGATCCAATGGATGTCCTTGTCCTCATGCAG GAACCGGTTCTACCTGGCTGCTTTCTTCGAGCCAAGGCCATTGGGCTCATGCCCATGATTGATCAG GGAGAAAAGGACGACAAGATCATTGCGGTTTGTGCTGATGATCCCGAGTATCGTCATTACAAAGACATCAAGGAGCTTCCTCCTCACCGTCTTGCTGAGATTCGTCGCTTTTTCGAAGATT ACaagaagaatgaaaagaaaGAAGTTGCAGTAAATGATTTTCTGCCATCAGAAACAGCATATGAAGCTATCCAACACTCAATGTAA